From Ptiloglossa arizonensis isolate GNS036 chromosome 14, iyPtiAriz1_principal, whole genome shotgun sequence, the proteins below share one genomic window:
- the LOC143154202 gene encoding uncharacterized protein LOC143154202 isoform X4 produces MTADVLSPNPKSLQPLKKRKVELNNTSNVDSSIRTAQEERSNTECASNETTNNNQNVQTENAVFNSRNNENNTNITGTDDDHLINDSQNSVISICKLEDLRFSPMENTESHEFIDVKDIKVENINSPDMFSPSTVGTNSMECRSKSQGTPPSCKKEKHYPNEDNTPSKRRKRKISNVGDYDQLSDILKSELYDNSLNDVEAIDMLHDLNSVIDFEETKIPSDFLSSTLNDNAQNDQNMELSKDPPVDPLFIANNDEHDKSTEDDNSNQINKTKTKLYLKGKKKLNDKTKVTNSTNKSFITSDVDNEDADETYNTINNVLGELNILSDTENEEGTMSEQAKKRLYDLEVQMIHQVPPQHKIEHTAGSKPLTKVEKQLFLSHGPIKKGVFSPNEDEIIKNNWKAFCEIHNWDPKNVDPFLCMKNGKQFYIRSMTERQKFVQFIANGLPWRTLYSVYHRFRNINGKYEKTFKRYTLMEDEKILLYMKNRRVNQRNQKHRFCDLAKMLGRTSHSVWLRYQLLKKMQDSHIGKPLSQVKWTLPLIGKFIKTIMDTTLSEKLEDIKDATLPKPVWLKIEEKLNIDHNVLKVLWMHQLHMQLFCPEPIYLNDIKIKLIE; encoded by the exons ATGACTGCCGATGTTTTAAGTCCCAATCCAAAAAGTTTGCAGCcattaaaaaaaaggaaagtagAATTAAACAATACATCTAATGTTGATTCTAGTATTCGAACAGCTCAAGAGGAACGCAGCAATACAGAATGTGCAAGTAATgaaa cTACTAATAATAATCAAAATGTGCAAACTGAGAATGCAGTCTTTAATTCAAGAAACAATGAGAACAATACAAATATAACAGGGACCGATGATGATCACTTAATAAATGATAGTCAAAATTCTGTAATTAGTATTTGTAAATTAGAGGATCTACGTTTTAGTCCCATGGAAAATACAGAATCACATGAATTCATAGATGTAAAAGAcattaaagtagaaaatataaatagtccTGATATGTTTTCTCCTAGTACTGTAGGTACAAATTCAATGGAATGCCGTTCTAAATCTCAAGGAACACCTCCatcttgtaaaaaagaaaaacattatcCAAATGAAGATAATACTCCTagtaaacgaagaaaacgaaaaattagTAACGTTGGTGATTATGATCAGCTATCCGATATACTTAAATCAGAATTATATGATAACAGTTTAAATGATGTAGAAGCTATTGATATGTTACATGATTTAAATTCTGTGATAGACTTTGAAGAAACTAAAATACCATCAGATTTTTTATCTTCAACGCTAAATGATAATGCGCAAAATGACCAGAATATGGAATTATCCAAAGATCCACCAGTAGATCCTCTCTTTATTGCCAATAATGATGAACATGATAAATCTACTGAAGATGATAATAGTaatcaaataaataaaacaaagacTAAACTTTatttgaaaggaaaaaaaaaattgaatgatAAGACAAAAGTTACAAACAGTACCAATAAAAGTTTTATAACATCAGATGTCGATAATGAAGATGCTGATGAGACTTATAACACGATAAACAATGTCCTAGGAGAATTAAACATTCTATCAGACACAGAAAATGAGGAAGGAACTATGTCTGAACAAGCTAAGAAA AGATTGTATGATTTAGAAGTACAAATGATACATCAAGTACCACCGCAACATAAAATTGAACATACGGCCGGCTCAAAACCATTAACAAAAGTGGAAAAGCAATTATTTTTAAGTCATGGCCCAATTAAAAAAGGAGTATTTTCACCTAATGAAGATGAAATTATCAAGAATAATTGGAAAGCATTCTGTGAA ATTCATAATTGGGACCCCAAAAATGTGGACCCATTTCTTTGTATGAAGAATGGTAAACAATTCTACATAAGAAGTATGACAGAGAGACAAAAATTTGTTCAGTTTATAGCAAATGGATTGCCATGGAGGACACTGTACAGTGTTTATCACAGATTTAgaaatataaatggaaaatatgaaaaaacttttaaaag GTACACATTAATGGAGGATGAAAAAATTTTACTGTACATGAAGAACAGACGTGTAAACCAAAGAAACCAAAAACATAGATTTTGTGATCTAGCCAAAATGTTAGGACGTACAAGTCATTCAGTTTGGTTACGTTATCAACTTCTTAAAAAAATGCAGGACTCTCATATAGGGAAAC CATTGTCACAAGTTAAGTGGACATTACCATTGAttggtaaatttataaaaactatTATGGACACGACATTATCTGAGAAACTGGAAGACATAAAAGATGCTACCCTTCCAAAACCAGTTTGGCTAAAAATAGAAGAGAAACTAAACATAGACCACAATGTACTAAAAGTACTTTGGATGCATCAATTGCATATGCAATTGTTTTGTCCAGAACCTATTTATTTAAATGatatcaaaataaaattaattgaata A
- the LOC143154202 gene encoding uncharacterized protein LOC143154202 isoform X3: MTADVLSPNPKSLQPLKKRKVELNNTSNVDSSIRTAQEERSNTECASNETTNNNQNVQTENAVFNSRNNENNTNITGTDDDHLINDSQNSVISICKLEDLRFSPMENTESHEFIDVKDIKVENINSPDMFSPSTVGTNSMECRSKSQGTPPSCKKEKHYPNEDNTPSKRRKRKISNVDFEETKIPSDFLSSTLNDNAQNDQNMELSKDPPVDPLFIANNDEHDKSTEDDNSNQINKTKTKLYLKGKKKLNDKTKVTNSTNKSFITSDVDNEDADETYNTINNVLGELNILSDTENEEGTMSEQAKKRLYDLEVQMIHQVPPQHKIEHTAGSKPLTKVEKQLFLSHGPIKKGVFSPNEDEIIKNNWKAFCEIHNWDPKNVDPFLCMKNGKQFYIRSMTERQKFVQFIANGLPWRTLYSVYHRFRNINGKYEKTFKRYTLMEDEKILLYMKNRRVNQRNQKHRFCDLAKMLGRTSHSVWLRYQLLKKMQDSHIGKPLSQVKWTLPLIGKFIKTIMDTTLSEKLEDIKDATLPKPVWLKIEEKLNIDHNVLKVLWMHQLHMQLFCPEPIYLNDIKIKLIEYIYGKGISHTREIIWPNVAKYFEGVTTVFLCKVFFYLVKESTTKIGTKDFPYIVDYLYTDKIRDIKNELTDKFLPRLSYSNGKVHIIDKDISDNIDTE; the protein is encoded by the exons ATGACTGCCGATGTTTTAAGTCCCAATCCAAAAAGTTTGCAGCcattaaaaaaaaggaaagtagAATTAAACAATACATCTAATGTTGATTCTAGTATTCGAACAGCTCAAGAGGAACGCAGCAATACAGAATGTGCAAGTAATgaaa cTACTAATAATAATCAAAATGTGCAAACTGAGAATGCAGTCTTTAATTCAAGAAACAATGAGAACAATACAAATATAACAGGGACCGATGATGATCACTTAATAAATGATAGTCAAAATTCTGTAATTAGTATTTGTAAATTAGAGGATCTACGTTTTAGTCCCATGGAAAATACAGAATCACATGAATTCATAGATGTAAAAGAcattaaagtagaaaatataaatagtccTGATATGTTTTCTCCTAGTACTGTAGGTACAAATTCAATGGAATGCCGTTCTAAATCTCAAGGAACACCTCCatcttgtaaaaaagaaaaacattatcCAAATGAAGATAATACTCCTagtaaacgaagaaaacgaaaaattagTAACGTTG ACTTTGAAGAAACTAAAATACCATCAGATTTTTTATCTTCAACGCTAAATGATAATGCGCAAAATGACCAGAATATGGAATTATCCAAAGATCCACCAGTAGATCCTCTCTTTATTGCCAATAATGATGAACATGATAAATCTACTGAAGATGATAATAGTaatcaaataaataaaacaaagacTAAACTTTatttgaaaggaaaaaaaaaattgaatgatAAGACAAAAGTTACAAACAGTACCAATAAAAGTTTTATAACATCAGATGTCGATAATGAAGATGCTGATGAGACTTATAACACGATAAACAATGTCCTAGGAGAATTAAACATTCTATCAGACACAGAAAATGAGGAAGGAACTATGTCTGAACAAGCTAAGAAA AGATTGTATGATTTAGAAGTACAAATGATACATCAAGTACCACCGCAACATAAAATTGAACATACGGCCGGCTCAAAACCATTAACAAAAGTGGAAAAGCAATTATTTTTAAGTCATGGCCCAATTAAAAAAGGAGTATTTTCACCTAATGAAGATGAAATTATCAAGAATAATTGGAAAGCATTCTGTGAA ATTCATAATTGGGACCCCAAAAATGTGGACCCATTTCTTTGTATGAAGAATGGTAAACAATTCTACATAAGAAGTATGACAGAGAGACAAAAATTTGTTCAGTTTATAGCAAATGGATTGCCATGGAGGACACTGTACAGTGTTTATCACAGATTTAgaaatataaatggaaaatatgaaaaaacttttaaaag GTACACATTAATGGAGGATGAAAAAATTTTACTGTACATGAAGAACAGACGTGTAAACCAAAGAAACCAAAAACATAGATTTTGTGATCTAGCCAAAATGTTAGGACGTACAAGTCATTCAGTTTGGTTACGTTATCAACTTCTTAAAAAAATGCAGGACTCTCATATAGGGAAAC CATTGTCACAAGTTAAGTGGACATTACCATTGAttggtaaatttataaaaactatTATGGACACGACATTATCTGAGAAACTGGAAGACATAAAAGATGCTACCCTTCCAAAACCAGTTTGGCTAAAAATAGAAGAGAAACTAAACATAGACCACAATGTACTAAAAGTACTTTGGATGCATCAATTGCATATGCAATTGTTTTGTCCAGAACCTATTTATTTAAATGatatcaaaataaaattaattgaata CATTTATGGAAAAGGAATCtcacatactcgagaaataatATGGCCAAATGTTGCTAAATACTTTGAAGGTGTTACTACTGTTTTTTTAtgtaaagtatttttttatcttGTAAAAGAATCGACTACGAAAATAGGCACAAAGGACTTTCCTT atattGTGGACTACTTGTATACTGATAAAATACGTgatataaaaaatgaattaacCGATAAATTTCTTCCTAGACTATCTTATAGTAATGGGAAGGTTCATATTATAGATAAAGATATAAGTGACAATATTGATACGGAATGA
- the LOC143154202 gene encoding uncharacterized protein LOC143154202 isoform X1, with product MTADVLSPNPKSLQPLKKRKVELNNTSNVDSSIRTAQEERSNTECASNETTNNNQNVQTENAVFNSRNNENNTNITGTDDDHLINDSQNSVISICKLEDLRFSPMENTESHEFIDVKDIKVENINSPDMFSPSTVGTNSMECRSKSQGTPPSCKKEKHYPNEDNTPSKRRKRKISNVGDYDQLSDILKSELYDNSLNDVEAIDMLHDLNSVIDFEETKIPSDFLSSTLNDNAQNDQNMELSKDPPVDPLFIANNDEHDKSTEDDNSNQINKTKTKLYLKGKKKLNDKTKVTNSTNKSFITSDVDNEDADETYNTINNVLGELNILSDTENEEGTMSEQAKKRLYDLEVQMIHQVPPQHKIEHTAGSKPLTKVEKQLFLSHGPIKKGVFSPNEDEIIKNNWKAFCEIHNWDPKNVDPFLCMKNGKQFYIRSMTERQKFVQFIANGLPWRTLYSVYHRFRNINGKYEKTFKRYTLMEDEKILLYMKNRRVNQRNQKHRFCDLAKMLGRTSHSVWLRYQLLKKMQDSHIGKPLSQVKWTLPLIGKFIKTIMDTTLSEKLEDIKDATLPKPVWLKIEEKLNIDHNVLKVLWMHQLHMQLFCPEPIYLNDIKIKLIEYIYGKGISHTREIIWPNVAKYFEGVTTVFLCKVFFYLVKESTTKIGTKDFPYIVDYLYTDKIRDIKNELTDKFLPRLSYSNGKVHIIDKDISDNIDTE from the exons ATGACTGCCGATGTTTTAAGTCCCAATCCAAAAAGTTTGCAGCcattaaaaaaaaggaaagtagAATTAAACAATACATCTAATGTTGATTCTAGTATTCGAACAGCTCAAGAGGAACGCAGCAATACAGAATGTGCAAGTAATgaaa cTACTAATAATAATCAAAATGTGCAAACTGAGAATGCAGTCTTTAATTCAAGAAACAATGAGAACAATACAAATATAACAGGGACCGATGATGATCACTTAATAAATGATAGTCAAAATTCTGTAATTAGTATTTGTAAATTAGAGGATCTACGTTTTAGTCCCATGGAAAATACAGAATCACATGAATTCATAGATGTAAAAGAcattaaagtagaaaatataaatagtccTGATATGTTTTCTCCTAGTACTGTAGGTACAAATTCAATGGAATGCCGTTCTAAATCTCAAGGAACACCTCCatcttgtaaaaaagaaaaacattatcCAAATGAAGATAATACTCCTagtaaacgaagaaaacgaaaaattagTAACGTTGGTGATTATGATCAGCTATCCGATATACTTAAATCAGAATTATATGATAACAGTTTAAATGATGTAGAAGCTATTGATATGTTACATGATTTAAATTCTGTGATAGACTTTGAAGAAACTAAAATACCATCAGATTTTTTATCTTCAACGCTAAATGATAATGCGCAAAATGACCAGAATATGGAATTATCCAAAGATCCACCAGTAGATCCTCTCTTTATTGCCAATAATGATGAACATGATAAATCTACTGAAGATGATAATAGTaatcaaataaataaaacaaagacTAAACTTTatttgaaaggaaaaaaaaaattgaatgatAAGACAAAAGTTACAAACAGTACCAATAAAAGTTTTATAACATCAGATGTCGATAATGAAGATGCTGATGAGACTTATAACACGATAAACAATGTCCTAGGAGAATTAAACATTCTATCAGACACAGAAAATGAGGAAGGAACTATGTCTGAACAAGCTAAGAAA AGATTGTATGATTTAGAAGTACAAATGATACATCAAGTACCACCGCAACATAAAATTGAACATACGGCCGGCTCAAAACCATTAACAAAAGTGGAAAAGCAATTATTTTTAAGTCATGGCCCAATTAAAAAAGGAGTATTTTCACCTAATGAAGATGAAATTATCAAGAATAATTGGAAAGCATTCTGTGAA ATTCATAATTGGGACCCCAAAAATGTGGACCCATTTCTTTGTATGAAGAATGGTAAACAATTCTACATAAGAAGTATGACAGAGAGACAAAAATTTGTTCAGTTTATAGCAAATGGATTGCCATGGAGGACACTGTACAGTGTTTATCACAGATTTAgaaatataaatggaaaatatgaaaaaacttttaaaag GTACACATTAATGGAGGATGAAAAAATTTTACTGTACATGAAGAACAGACGTGTAAACCAAAGAAACCAAAAACATAGATTTTGTGATCTAGCCAAAATGTTAGGACGTACAAGTCATTCAGTTTGGTTACGTTATCAACTTCTTAAAAAAATGCAGGACTCTCATATAGGGAAAC CATTGTCACAAGTTAAGTGGACATTACCATTGAttggtaaatttataaaaactatTATGGACACGACATTATCTGAGAAACTGGAAGACATAAAAGATGCTACCCTTCCAAAACCAGTTTGGCTAAAAATAGAAGAGAAACTAAACATAGACCACAATGTACTAAAAGTACTTTGGATGCATCAATTGCATATGCAATTGTTTTGTCCAGAACCTATTTATTTAAATGatatcaaaataaaattaattgaata CATTTATGGAAAAGGAATCtcacatactcgagaaataatATGGCCAAATGTTGCTAAATACTTTGAAGGTGTTACTACTGTTTTTTTAtgtaaagtatttttttatcttGTAAAAGAATCGACTACGAAAATAGGCACAAAGGACTTTCCTT atattGTGGACTACTTGTATACTGATAAAATACGTgatataaaaaatgaattaacCGATAAATTTCTTCCTAGACTATCTTATAGTAATGGGAAGGTTCATATTATAGATAAAGATATAAGTGACAATATTGATACGGAATGA
- the LOC143154202 gene encoding uncharacterized protein LOC143154202 isoform X2, translating to MTADVLSPNPKSLQPLKKRKVELNNTSNVDSSIRTAQEERSNTECATTNNNQNVQTENAVFNSRNNENNTNITGTDDDHLINDSQNSVISICKLEDLRFSPMENTESHEFIDVKDIKVENINSPDMFSPSTVGTNSMECRSKSQGTPPSCKKEKHYPNEDNTPSKRRKRKISNVGDYDQLSDILKSELYDNSLNDVEAIDMLHDLNSVIDFEETKIPSDFLSSTLNDNAQNDQNMELSKDPPVDPLFIANNDEHDKSTEDDNSNQINKTKTKLYLKGKKKLNDKTKVTNSTNKSFITSDVDNEDADETYNTINNVLGELNILSDTENEEGTMSEQAKKRLYDLEVQMIHQVPPQHKIEHTAGSKPLTKVEKQLFLSHGPIKKGVFSPNEDEIIKNNWKAFCEIHNWDPKNVDPFLCMKNGKQFYIRSMTERQKFVQFIANGLPWRTLYSVYHRFRNINGKYEKTFKRYTLMEDEKILLYMKNRRVNQRNQKHRFCDLAKMLGRTSHSVWLRYQLLKKMQDSHIGKPLSQVKWTLPLIGKFIKTIMDTTLSEKLEDIKDATLPKPVWLKIEEKLNIDHNVLKVLWMHQLHMQLFCPEPIYLNDIKIKLIEYIYGKGISHTREIIWPNVAKYFEGVTTVFLCKVFFYLVKESTTKIGTKDFPYIVDYLYTDKIRDIKNELTDKFLPRLSYSNGKVHIIDKDISDNIDTE from the exons ATGACTGCCGATGTTTTAAGTCCCAATCCAAAAAGTTTGCAGCcattaaaaaaaaggaaagtagAATTAAACAATACATCTAATGTTGATTCTAGTATTCGAACAGCTCAAGAGGAACGCAGCAATACAGAATGTGCAA cTACTAATAATAATCAAAATGTGCAAACTGAGAATGCAGTCTTTAATTCAAGAAACAATGAGAACAATACAAATATAACAGGGACCGATGATGATCACTTAATAAATGATAGTCAAAATTCTGTAATTAGTATTTGTAAATTAGAGGATCTACGTTTTAGTCCCATGGAAAATACAGAATCACATGAATTCATAGATGTAAAAGAcattaaagtagaaaatataaatagtccTGATATGTTTTCTCCTAGTACTGTAGGTACAAATTCAATGGAATGCCGTTCTAAATCTCAAGGAACACCTCCatcttgtaaaaaagaaaaacattatcCAAATGAAGATAATACTCCTagtaaacgaagaaaacgaaaaattagTAACGTTGGTGATTATGATCAGCTATCCGATATACTTAAATCAGAATTATATGATAACAGTTTAAATGATGTAGAAGCTATTGATATGTTACATGATTTAAATTCTGTGATAGACTTTGAAGAAACTAAAATACCATCAGATTTTTTATCTTCAACGCTAAATGATAATGCGCAAAATGACCAGAATATGGAATTATCCAAAGATCCACCAGTAGATCCTCTCTTTATTGCCAATAATGATGAACATGATAAATCTACTGAAGATGATAATAGTaatcaaataaataaaacaaagacTAAACTTTatttgaaaggaaaaaaaaaattgaatgatAAGACAAAAGTTACAAACAGTACCAATAAAAGTTTTATAACATCAGATGTCGATAATGAAGATGCTGATGAGACTTATAACACGATAAACAATGTCCTAGGAGAATTAAACATTCTATCAGACACAGAAAATGAGGAAGGAACTATGTCTGAACAAGCTAAGAAA AGATTGTATGATTTAGAAGTACAAATGATACATCAAGTACCACCGCAACATAAAATTGAACATACGGCCGGCTCAAAACCATTAACAAAAGTGGAAAAGCAATTATTTTTAAGTCATGGCCCAATTAAAAAAGGAGTATTTTCACCTAATGAAGATGAAATTATCAAGAATAATTGGAAAGCATTCTGTGAA ATTCATAATTGGGACCCCAAAAATGTGGACCCATTTCTTTGTATGAAGAATGGTAAACAATTCTACATAAGAAGTATGACAGAGAGACAAAAATTTGTTCAGTTTATAGCAAATGGATTGCCATGGAGGACACTGTACAGTGTTTATCACAGATTTAgaaatataaatggaaaatatgaaaaaacttttaaaag GTACACATTAATGGAGGATGAAAAAATTTTACTGTACATGAAGAACAGACGTGTAAACCAAAGAAACCAAAAACATAGATTTTGTGATCTAGCCAAAATGTTAGGACGTACAAGTCATTCAGTTTGGTTACGTTATCAACTTCTTAAAAAAATGCAGGACTCTCATATAGGGAAAC CATTGTCACAAGTTAAGTGGACATTACCATTGAttggtaaatttataaaaactatTATGGACACGACATTATCTGAGAAACTGGAAGACATAAAAGATGCTACCCTTCCAAAACCAGTTTGGCTAAAAATAGAAGAGAAACTAAACATAGACCACAATGTACTAAAAGTACTTTGGATGCATCAATTGCATATGCAATTGTTTTGTCCAGAACCTATTTATTTAAATGatatcaaaataaaattaattgaata CATTTATGGAAAAGGAATCtcacatactcgagaaataatATGGCCAAATGTTGCTAAATACTTTGAAGGTGTTACTACTGTTTTTTTAtgtaaagtatttttttatcttGTAAAAGAATCGACTACGAAAATAGGCACAAAGGACTTTCCTT atattGTGGACTACTTGTATACTGATAAAATACGTgatataaaaaatgaattaacCGATAAATTTCTTCCTAGACTATCTTATAGTAATGGGAAGGTTCATATTATAGATAAAGATATAAGTGACAATATTGATACGGAATGA
- the Uch-l5 gene encoding ubiquitin carboxy-terminal hydrolase L5, producing the protein MADSAGNWCLIESDPGVFTELIKEFGVKGAQVEELWSLEDEQFDDLKPIHGLIFLFKWVQDDEPSGNIVQDSRLDKIFFAKQVINNACATQAILSVLLNCKHSDILLGSNLEEFKNFCQSFDASTRGLALSNSDVIREVHNSFSRQTLFEYDSKKTSKDDDVFHFVSYVPIDGRLYELDGLKDGPMDLGPCPLGEQWVQAAKPIIEKRINKYNEGEIHFNLMAIVTDRKTLYERQKANVCDPAELEHLQTLIEKEIRKSKIYQIENNRRKHNYLPLIMELLKMLAKEGKLVPLYQRAKEKALEKESKKNTV; encoded by the exons ATGGCGGACTCAGCGGGCAATTGGTGTCTCATCGAAAGTGATCCTGGTGTTTTTACGGAATTAATCAAAGAATTTG GTGTTAAAGGAGCTCAGGTGGAAGAACTATGGAGTTTGGAGGATGAACAGTTCGATGATTTAAA GCCAATACATGGTTTGATATTCCTATTTAAATGGGTTCAGGATGATGAACCCTCTGGAAATATTGTTCAAGATAGTAGattggataaaatattttttgcaaaacAG gtGATTAATAATGCATGTGCAACACAAGCAATATTAAGTGTATTGTTGAATTGCAAGCATTCTGATATATTGCTGGGATCAAATTtggaagaatttaaaaatttttgccaAAGCTTCGATGCTAGTACAAGAGGGCTTGCTCTTAGTAATTCTGATGTAATAAGAGAAGTACATAATTCTTTTTCAAG gCAAACACTATTTGAATATGACTCAAAAAAGACATCTAAAGATGACGATGTATTTCATTTTGTGAGTTATGTACCAATCGATGGTCGTTTGTACGAGTTAGATGGATTAAAAGATGGACCAATGGATCTAGGTCCATGTCCACTTGGAGAACAATGGGTTCAAGCAGCAAAGCCtataatagaaaaaagaataaataa atACAATGAAGGagaaatacattttaatttaatGGCAATCGTGACGGATAGAAAAACATTATACGAACGACAGAAAGCGAATGTTTGTGATCCAGCCGAGTTGGAGCATTTACAGACactaatagaaaaagaaattcgaaaatccAAGATATATCAGAttgaaaataatagaagaaaacaTAATTATCTTCCATTGATAATGGAATTACTTAAGATGCTTGCTAAAGAGGGTAAGCTTGTACCTCTTTATCAGAGAGCAAAGGAAAAAGCTTTGGAAAAAGAATCCAAGAAGAACACAGTTTGA